In Aliivibrio fischeri, the sequence AAAACGCCAATAGCAATCGAATCTGAGGCAATAAACCACGCATTTGGGTAATCTGTTTCTAGCATCTCTTTTGCAAGCTTGTAACCCGATGAACTAGAGAAATCACCACGATAGAGATCCGATTCGGATACCACGCCTTTTAGTTGACCATATTCAGCGAATACTTCTTCACGAATGTCTGAACAGTTTTCATCATCTTGACCACCAATAAAACCAATACGTTGGTAACCTTGATTCATGAAGTAGTTAATTACTTCTTTACTGATACGAGCAAGATCGATATCGACAGAATCAAAGTTTTGTTCATGATCGGTATAATCAATATAAACAATGTTTTTGCTGATTTTTTGAATCGCTTTTAATTGTTCTTTAGTTTGACGACCAACCAGTAAAATACCATCAACTTTTGAGTTCTTGATGTCTAAGCTGCTTTCATAACTATTGGTTAATGTAATATCAAACTTATCACATTGGGTTTCAATACCATGGCGAATAGCAAGGTAATATGGGTCGTTTACTTCGGTCTCTTGCTTGTAATTGTATAGAGCAAGAAAGTGTAATTGCTCTTTTGCTATTTTGGGTAATGCACTGGCTAACTTGCGAGTCGAGCTTGTTTTATATTCAAGCTTTTCTGCTATTTCAAAAATACGTCGCTTTGTTTCTTCTTTTACGCTTAGCGTCGGGTCTTCATTCAAGACACGAGAAACCGTTGCCAATGAAACTTCAGCTTCGTTGGCTATTTCCTTTAACGTTGCCATTCATCCTCCAGCCTTTAATTTTATAATATTGCTCCATGTTACTTAATAAATGATGATTTTGATACTTAAAAATGGCTTTTACTAAAGTTTTACTGTGGTTGCTATTGAGATTTTTGATATAGGAAGCCAATAGGGGCAATAGCTTGATTAAATAGACGTTTTTTTTGAGCTAAAAAAAGCTCAGCAGTTGAAATAGCATCGACTAAAGCGTGATGAGCGGGGTAGTCCGGTAGCTTGTATTGACGTCTAAGGGAAAATAAACGGAAATCTCTTTGATAACGGTTTTGTTGAATTGTATTTTGTTCAATTCTAAGCGTATCTAGCCAAATTATAGGCAAATTGGGCAATTGTAGAGAAAGGAAAAATTGCTCTAAAAACCGCTGCTCAATGGTTGCACCATGAACAACAAGAATATTGCTGGGTAAATTTGAAAAGAAACATTCCATTGCCTCTTCGAGTGAAATCCCCATTTTTTGTTGCTCAGGTAAAATGTGATGCAATGAGCGTGCAGTATGCTCTCTTTCTTCACGTTTATTCTCTGCACTTATTGAGGTTGGTTCATTGATGATATGGTGCTGGGCACTGCTGAGTTTGATTACGCCATCAATAATATGAACCCAACCAATGCTCACGATATGATCGGTTTCGGATTTAACCCTGAGGTTTCAAAATCCACAACGGTGAATGCCATATCACTGCTGTTTTCTTTTGGGCCTGGATAAGGTGATTTAAGAAAATGGGCTAAATAATTAGGTAGCGTTAAATTTTGTTCAATTAATGCTTGTCTCTGCTCCTCTAAACGGTGCAATGGATGGCGATTAGAGAATAGATCCATCATATGAGTGATGATATTTTTGTTCTTTAATGATTTATCAGGCATGTACTAGACACCAAATTTCATTTTCATTAATTCTTGAAAGTTTGAAACGATACGAAACGCATCTTTTAAATGCTGACGTTCAAAACTACCAAATAAATCAGGCTGTAGTTGACTATCAATGGGTGTGTCATTTTGAATCGCTTTTAATTGGTGTTGGAAACGCAAGCGATTTGCATAATGATAAGTTTCATTGAGATCTTGATATGTTGAATCGTTAAGAACACCGACTTGGTGTAAAAATTCCATGCGCTCTGTGGTATTTAATGCAGTACCTTCTTGTAGTAGTGAATAAATACGGATGAAATCAACCATACAAGAAATTGCGGCTTTTTTGATATTCAACACCTTATTATTGTTACCATCTTTTTCTAATACCAAATGCTTAAAGATGCCCAGTGGTGGGCGAGTTCTTAATGTATTACGTACAAGGGCAACGGTTAACTGCATATTATTGCTTACCAGTTCATGGCGGCAGGAATCAACAGAGTCAAAGAGTGCTTCATCCCCATAAATTGGACGAATTTCTAAAAATACATTCAGATTAAGCAATAACTCGTATTCAGGGTTATTACTCCATTTACGGTAATATTCTTGCCAGATCTCAGCTTTTTGGCACCATTTCGGTGTAGCTGCCATAAAGCGACCTTTACATAAGGTGTAATCTAATTCTGAGAGTGCTTTACATACGTACATCGAGAAATGATTAAAATAGATTCTGTCTGATTCTGTCGCATCGTTAGCAAGGATAATGGCATTATCTTGATCTGATGCTAAATGAACTTCATTTCGAGCATGAGAGCCTGCGACTATCCATGTAAATTTACAAGGTGGCTGACCGAATTGTTCAATGGCAAGTTCGATTAACCGGTACGTAAATGCATCATAAATCATACTCAGTACTTGCCCAATAATACTTGGTGATGAATTGCTTTCCATCATCCCCTGAAACACAGCACTTCGTTGTTTGGATAAATCAATTAACGTCGAGATGGAGTCAGCGTGACGAATTTTATCTAGCAAGAAAATAGATTGAACACTGTCATTTTGAATTAAATGTTGTGGGGTGATGAAGCCTGTAACTTGCTTTTGATGATTAAGTACAGGAATATTTTGAATATTATGTTTCATCATCAATTGAACAGCCGACATCACTAAATCATCTTCATACACGGTATGAATTTCTTTGGTCATGATAGTTGAGATAGGGTCATTAACATTTTTTGCTTGAGCAACTACACGTTTCGTCATGTCCTTATCGGTGATCATTCCAATTAGATGTTTATTTTCATCGACAATAAAAGCACATGAAACGCCAACCACATTACGCATTTGATGAGCTACAGCTTGAATCGTATCGGTAGGGGAGGCAATCGCTATGGTTGAATCCGCAATATCACTGTTAGGACGAAGGTAGTTTTGATGCGCATGCTGTTGGTTGTCTTGTTTACTATCCTGCGCTCGCAAACGCGTTTTTAAACTTAAAGCAAGAGATGAAGCGACTTGAGGATAAGCCTCCACTGACGCCATTAGTGATGTGTAGTCAAAGCGATATAGAAGCGTATTTTCTATGGCAAAAATGGAATAGCCAAATTCTGAGTCATTTTGCTGTAGGTTAAAGCCAAAGATATCTTCAGAGCCTAGTTTGGCACGCAATGTTCCATCAAGATTATTCTGTTGTACTACACCTGTACGAATAATATAGAGATGGGTAGCGTTATCTTCATGAGAAATGGTTTCTTCAGGACCAAGCAATAAGATATCGACAGTTTGAGCAATATCATTGAGTGTTGTTTGTGGCAGTAAATCAAAAGGAGGTATTGTTTGTAAGAAGGAAACAATATTCGGGAGGAGTTCATTATTCATATTGTTCATACCTTCTTATTACGGTCTATTTTGATTGATTATGACGTTACGCCCAGTAAACATTGCAGGCTATTCATATTAATTGCAACCAACTGATAATTAATATGAATAGCCCCATCATTGGATGAGGCTAGAGAAGATTACCAGAATACTGAGTACAGCACTGCAAGAATAATCACAACAACGTAAGCTGCAATATTAAAATTACGTTCTGTCGCAAACATGGAAGAGTCTAATGCGATAGCTTTAGGATCATCATCATGATCTGAGTAACTTAGACTCGTGAATGCAATCACTGCCATAGTAAACAGAAGTGTGTATAGCATTTGATCCATAAACGGCATGTTTAATGGCATAAATTTTAAGAACAGTGCAAATGGGATTGATACAATTACACCAATAACTGCACCTTTACTGTTGGTTTTCTTCCAAAATAGACCTAGTAAGAAGACCGCCAAGATACCTGGGCTTACTAAACCTGTGTATTCTTGAATATATTGGAATGCTTGACCAAGGTTACTTAGCATTGGAGCGATTAAACAAGCGACAACTAAAGCCACGATAGCTGAAATACGACCCACGTTTACAAGCTTGTGATCGCCTGCTTTTTTACCAACAAATTCTTTGTAGATATCCATTGTGAATATGGTAGCCGTTGAGTTCAGCATCGAAGCTAATGATGACACAATTGCTGCGGCTAATGCGGCAAATACAATGCCTTTAAATCCAACAGGTAAGAATTGTGTTAGCCATGGATAAGCTTTATCTGCATGAGCAAGCGTAGGAACGTTGGACGTTGCAATACTTCCAAGTTGTGACATCAGCTCTGGAGAAGTGGTAATTACGTAAGCAGCGATCCCCGGAACGACGACTAGGAATGGTACGAGTAATTTTAAGAAAGCAGCGAAAATAATCCCTTTTTGAGCTTCAGCAATAGATTTAGCCGCTAATGTTCTTTGAATGATGTATTGGTTAAAGCCCAGTAGTATAGGTTTGCAACCCATAGACCACCAATAAGAACTGCGATACCCGGTAAGTTCATATATTGAGGATTACTTTGATCTAAAATCATTTCAAAGTGGCCTGGTGCAGCCGTCGCCATTTTTGATAAACCACTAAACAACCGTCAGTACCGCCGATGAAATCAACAGCCATGTAAGTGGTTAATAGGCCACCAAGGATCAAGAAGAATACTTGAATCACGTCAGTCCAAACAACCGCTGATAACCCACCGTAAATAGAGTAGGCCAATGCAAATAATGCTAAGCCAATAATTGAGTACATGAGTGGAATACCAAGAATCGTTTGCAGTGCAAGGCCGCCTAAGTATAGAACTGAGGTTAGGTTTACAAAGACATACAAGCAAATCCAAAATACCGCCAAAATGGTTTTTAAGTTTTTGTTAAAGCGTTTTTCTACAAATTCTGGAATCGTGTAGATGCCTTTATCGATAAAAATAGGCAAGAAATACTTACCAACAATGATTAAGGTTAGTGCTGCCATCCATTCATAGGAAGCAATCGCTAAACCGATAGAAAAGCCAGATCCTGACATTCCAATAAATTGTTCCGCTGAAATATTAGCGGCGATTAAGGATGAACCAACCGCCCACCAAGGTAGCGATTTCCCTGCGAGGAAATAATCTTCTGTACTTTTTTGAGAGCCTTTTTTATCTCTGGATACCCAGAGGCCAACGCCGATAATGATTGCTACATAGAGAGCAAAAACGATGATATCGACAATACCTAATCCATTTTCTACATGAGACATTGTATTAACCTACCACTTATTGTTTTGATTTGAGGTTGGATTGTAAACGTTTACAATTATCGTGGTGGTGATAGCTGTCACAAAATGTTACAAATGGTGTTATTTTCTTTGTGATTTTTTAAGTTGCTGTTTTTATTAACTTATATTATGGTTTGCTGGTTTCATTAGTTGTATTTATGTGCTTTTTTTTACTTTAGTGTAAACGTTTACATTTTTTGAAACTGATCACGATATTATTTTAAATTCGCTGATAAACTTTACTAAAATTTAGCAGGAAGGTTTAACCATGAAAGTATTAGTAACTGGTGGAATGGGTTATATCGGTAGCCATACGTGTATTCAAATGATTGAAGCAGGTATTGAACCAATCATTTTGGATAATTTAGGGAACAGTAAAGTTGCAGTGCTTGATCGCATTGAAGCGTTAACTCACGTTCGTCCTGTCTTTTATCAGGGAGATATTCGTGATGAAGCCTTTCTAGATAGTATTTTTGCAGAGCATTCTATTTCATCGGTTATTCACTTTGCAGGATTGAAAGCCGTCGGTGAGTCTGTTGCTAAACCTCTAGAGTATTACGACAACAACGTTAACGGCTCATTGGTTTTAGCTCGCTCAATGCGGAAAGCGAATGTAAAGAGCATCGTATTTAGCTCATCTGCAACCGTCTATGGTGATCCTGCCATTGTTCCTATTACTGAAAGTTCACCAACAGGTGCAACAACCAACCCATATGGCCGCAGTAAATACATGGTTGAAGAGTGTTTCTCTGATTTGTTTAATGCAGAGAACGATTGGAGCATCACCTTACTTCGCTATTTCAACCCAGTAGGTGCACACCCATCAGGCACTATGGGTGAAGATCCTCAAGGTATTCCAAATAATCTAATGCCATTTATTGCTCAAGTTGCTGTCGGTCGTCGTGAATCATTGTCTGTATTTGGTAATGATTATCCGACACCAGATGGAACAGGGGTTCGTGATTACATTCATGTAATGGATTTAGCCGATGGGCACATCGCCGCATTAAAAGCGGTGGGTGAAAAATCAGGCCTGCATATTTACAACTTAGGTACTGGTAAAGGCTCAAGTGTATTAGAAATGGTTGAGGCATTTTCTCAAGCATCAGGTAAGCCAGTTCCTTATACATTGTGCCCACGTCGTGCAGGTGATATTGCTGAATGTTGGGCCAGTACAGAAAAAGCAGAAAAAGAATTGGGATGGAAAGCGACTCGCAATGTAATGGAAATGAGCGCAGACACATGGCGCTGGCAGTCGAATAATCCTGAAGGTTATTAAAAGAGCTAAGGTTTCAGGTTTCAGGCTTCAGGCTTCAGGGAGGAGATTTATAAGATAGCTCTTCCTTGAATTAGCTAATCACTTTTAAAGAATTGAGTATAAAAATTATGTCAAATGTTGAGTTTAATCCTGTCGATCATCCGCATCGTCGTTATAACCCATTAACGGGTCAATGGATTTTAGTATCACCACATCGTGCGAAACGCCCATGGAGTGGTCAAGATGAAAAGCCATCGACAGAGCAACTACCACAATACGACAAAGGCTGTTTCTTATGCCCAACCAATGCTCGTATCTCTGGTGACACCAACCCAGATTATAAAGGCACTTACGTATTCAGTAATGATTTTGCTGCACTGATGACAGATTCACCAGAAGCGCCGCAATCATCTAATCCGCTATTTAAAACACAAGGGGTTCGTGGATTAAGTCGAGTGATTTGTTTCTCGCCAGATCACAGTAAAACCTTGCCTGAATTACCTGTAGGTCAAATTCGTAATGTGATTGATACATGGAATGATCAAATTGAAGAGTTAGGAAAAGAATACCTTTGGGTTCAAGCATTTGAGAATAAAGGCGAGACAATGGGCTGCTCTCAACCGCATCCTCACGGCCA encodes:
- a CDS encoding DUF294 nucleotidyltransferase-like domain-containing protein, which codes for MNNELLPNIVSFLQTIPPFDLLPQTTLNDIAQTVDILLLGPEETISHEDNATHLYIIRTGVVQQNNLDGTLRAKLGSEDIFGFNLQQNDSEFGYSIFAIENTLLYRFDYTSLMASVEAYPQVASSLALSLKTRLRAQDSKQDNQQHAHQNYLRPNSDIADSTIAIASPTDTIQAVAHQMRNVVGVSCAFIVDENKHLIGMITDKDMTKRVVAQAKNVNDPISTIMTKEIHTVYEDDLVMSAVQLMMKHNIQNIPVLNHQKQVTGFITPQHLIQNDSVQSIFLLDKIRHADSISTLIDLSKQRSAVFQGMMESNSSPSIIGQVLSMIYDAFTYRLIELAIEQFGQPPCKFTWIVAGSHARNEVHLASDQDNAIILANDATESDRIYFNHFSMYVCKALSELDYTLCKGRFMAATPKWCQKAEIWQEYYRKWSNNPEYELLLNLNVFLEIRPIYGDEALFDSVDSCRHELVSNNMQLTVALVRNTLRTRPPLGIFKHLVLEKDGNNNKVLNIKKAAISCMVDFIRIYSLLQEGTALNTTERMEFLHQVGVLNDSTYQDLNETYHYANRLRFQHQLKAIQNDTPIDSQLQPDLFGSFERQHLKDAFRIVSNFQELMKMKFGV
- a CDS encoding sodium/solute symporter (Members of the Solute:Sodium Symporter (SSS), TC 2.A.21 as described in tcdb.org, catalyze solute:Na+ symport. Known solutes for members of the family include sugars, amino acids, nucleosides, inositols, vitamins, urea or anions, depending on the system.), whose amino-acid sequence is MGCKPILLGFNQYIIQRTLAAKSIAEAQKGIIFAAFLKLLVPFLVVVPGIAAYVITTSPELMSQLGSIATSNVPTLAHADKAYPWLTQFLPVGFKGIVFAALAAAIVSSLASMLNSTATIFTMDIYKEFVGKKAGDHKLVNVGRISAIVALVVACLIAPMLSNLGQAFQYIQEYTGLVSPGILAVFLLGLFWKKTNSKGAVIGVIVSIPFALFLKFMPLNMPFMDQMLYTLLFTMAVIAFTSLSYSDHDDDPKAIALDSSMFATERNFNIAAYVVVIILAVLYSVFW
- the galE gene encoding UDP-glucose 4-epimerase GalE translates to MKVLVTGGMGYIGSHTCIQMIEAGIEPIILDNLGNSKVAVLDRIEALTHVRPVFYQGDIRDEAFLDSIFAEHSISSVIHFAGLKAVGESVAKPLEYYDNNVNGSLVLARSMRKANVKSIVFSSSATVYGDPAIVPITESSPTGATTNPYGRSKYMVEECFSDLFNAENDWSITLLRYFNPVGAHPSGTMGEDPQGIPNNLMPFIAQVAVGRRESLSVFGNDYPTPDGTGVRDYIHVMDLADGHIAALKAVGEKSGLHIYNLGTGKGSSVLEMVEAFSQASGKPVPYTLCPRRAGDIAECWASTEKAEKELGWKATRNVMEMSADTWRWQSNNPEGY
- a CDS encoding 3'-5' exonuclease codes for the protein MSIGWVHIIDGVIKLSSAQHHIINEPTSISAENKREEREHTARSLHHILPEQQKMGISLEEAMECFFSNLPSNILVVHGATIEQRFLEQFFLSLQLPNLPIIWLDTLRIEQNTIQQNRYQRDFRLFSLRRQYKLPDYPAHHALVDAISTAELFLAQKKRLFNQAIAPIGFLYQKSQ
- the ebgR gene encoding transcriptional regulator EbgR, with translation MATLKEIANEAEVSLATVSRVLNEDPTLSVKEETKRRIFEIAEKLEYKTSSTRKLASALPKIAKEQLHFLALYNYKQETEVNDPYYLAIRHGIETQCDKFDITLTNSYESSLDIKNSKVDGILLVGRQTKEQLKAIQKISKNIVYIDYTDHEQNFDSVDIDLARISKEVINYFMNQGYQRIGFIGGQDDENCSDIREEVFAEYGQLKGVVSESDLYRGDFSSSSGYKLAKEMLETDYPNAWFIASDSIAIGVLRAIHEKGLRIPEDIALISVNDIPTAKFTFPSLSTVRIHSELMGSQGINLLLERRRDERAIPVRVYIPSKLRLRDTTKK
- a CDS encoding sodium/solute symporter (Members of the Solute:Sodium Symporter (SSS), TC 2.A.21 as described in tcdb.org, catalyze solute:Na+ symport. Known solutes for members of the family include sugars, amino acids, nucleosides, inositols, vitamins, urea or anions, depending on the system.), translated to MSHVENGLGIVDIIVFALYVAIIIGVGLWVSRDKKGSQKSTEDYFLAGKSLPWWAVGSSLIAANISAEQFIGMSGSGFSIGLAIASYEWMAALTLIIVGKYFLPIFIDKGIYTIPEFVEKRFNKNLKTILAVFWICLYVFVNLTSVLYLGGLALQTILGIPLMYSIIGLALFALAYSIYGGLSAVVWTDVIQVFFLILGGLLTTYMAVDFIGGTDGCLVVYQKWRRLHQATLK